In Pseudomonas poae, a single genomic region encodes these proteins:
- a CDS encoding amino acid ABC transporter permease translates to MFHSFRGTSCKNQIGAPKQKLSFSDPKVRAWLFQIITIVAVVSLGWYLFDNTQTNLQHRGITSGFDFLERSAGFGIAQHLIDYTESDSYARVFVIGLLNTLLVTVIGVILATLLGFIIGVARLSPNWMINKLATVYVEVFRNIPPLLQILFWYFAVFLTMPGPRNSHNFGDTFFVSSRGLNMPAAIAADGFWPFVVSIVVAIVAIVLMARWANKRFEATGVPFHKFWTGLALFIVIPALCALIFGAPLHWEMPKLQGFNFVGGWVLIPELLALTLALTVYTAAFIAEIVRSGIKSVSHGQTEAARSLGLRPGPTLRKVIIPQALRVIIPPLTSQYLNLAKNSSLAAGIGYPEMVSLFAGTVLNQTGQAIEVIAITMSVYLAISISISLLMNWYNKRIALIER, encoded by the coding sequence CTGTTCCATTCTTTCCGGGGCACTTCATGCAAAAATCAAATCGGCGCACCAAAGCAGAAGCTCAGCTTCAGCGATCCCAAAGTGCGTGCGTGGCTCTTCCAGATCATCACGATTGTGGCGGTGGTCTCGCTGGGCTGGTACCTCTTCGACAATACCCAGACCAACCTTCAACACCGGGGCATTACCTCGGGTTTCGACTTTCTTGAACGCAGTGCCGGCTTCGGCATCGCGCAGCATTTGATCGATTACACCGAGTCGGACAGCTATGCCCGCGTCTTTGTGATCGGCCTGCTCAACACCTTGCTGGTCACCGTGATTGGCGTGATCCTGGCGACCCTGCTGGGTTTCATCATCGGCGTGGCCCGTTTGTCGCCTAACTGGATGATCAACAAGCTGGCGACCGTGTACGTGGAAGTGTTCCGCAACATTCCGCCGTTGCTGCAAATCCTGTTCTGGTATTTCGCGGTGTTCCTGACCATGCCGGGGCCGCGCAACAGCCATAACTTCGGCGATACCTTCTTTGTCAGCAGCCGTGGCCTGAACATGCCGGCAGCGATTGCCGCTGATGGGTTCTGGCCGTTTGTGGTCAGCATTGTGGTTGCCATCGTGGCAATCGTGTTGATGGCGCGTTGGGCCAACAAACGCTTCGAAGCGACCGGTGTCCCGTTCCATAAATTCTGGACCGGCCTTGCGCTGTTCATTGTGATCCCGGCGTTGTGTGCCTTGATCTTCGGTGCACCGCTGCACTGGGAAATGCCGAAGCTGCAAGGCTTCAACTTTGTCGGCGGCTGGGTATTGATCCCTGAGCTGCTGGCACTGACCCTGGCGCTTACCGTCTACACGGCAGCGTTTATTGCCGAGATCGTGCGTTCGGGCATCAAGTCCGTCAGCCACGGCCAGACCGAAGCCGCACGCTCCCTGGGCCTGCGCCCTGGGCCGACGCTGCGTAAGGTCATCATCCCGCAAGCCCTGCGGGTGATCATTCCGCCGCTGACCAGCCAATACCTGAACCTGGCGAAAAACTCGTCCCTGGCGGCCGGTATCGGTTACCCGGAAATGGTTTCGTTGTTTGCCGGCACGGTGCTCAACCAGACCGGCCAGGCCATCGAAGTCATTGCCATCACCATGAGCGTGTACCTGGCGATCAGCATCAGCATTTCGCTGCTGATGAACTGGTACAACAAGCGCATTGCGCTGATCGAGCGGTGA